ACAGCAAGGGTGCGTCCAAGGGGATCCGTCCCGGGGTGCGGCACTCGAACACTGGGATCGATGGTATACGTCCTTGGGGTCTTCACCTCCGGCAGATCAAAATCTGAGACCTGTCTGTTAAGGGCTGCGCGGATCTGATTCCGCGACACGGTCAGGGGCTGCTCCGCTAGACGCTTCTGTATCTGCTTGGGCAACCACGTGCTCCAGTCCGGTTCGATGATCGGGTAAACGGGACCGATACGATCAGACTGGTGAGCCGGACCTGCTTCCACATCGCGGAGCGAGTTGAATACGATCGGCAGCATTACGAGAAGGCATGCTGCCGTAATCAAAATCCTGAGCGCCATCGTCTTTCCCTGCATCAGCACCCTCACAGTAGTGGCACCGCGCGCCCGATGATTTGGCTCTTGGCGATCAGACCGTAGTAGCGGCTGTCGTAGGAGTTCGGCGCATCCGAATACAGAAAGTGCCTGTCCGACGGGATTGTGCCCTCGAATAGAAAGGGCTCGACCGCTCGGCCCTTGCTGTCGGTCGCGCGAACAGCATCCATCGCAGCCTCGTTGAGCCGGACCGTTCGATCTTGTCGGATCTCCAGCCGATCGCCCGCCAGTCCTTTGACTTCCTTCACGAAGATCGTTCCCGCGGGGTAGTAGCGGCTGCCGCCGAACCGGAACGCCACCAGGTCACCACGCCCGAACGGCCTGCCGTGTAGCACGATGAACACTCGATACGGCTGCGACGCGGTGGGGTTGATCCCGATCGAGATGCCGGACAGCGCTAGGGCGGCTTGGCCGCCGACCACTATCAACACCAGCGTCCACGCAAGCACCGCCCAGCTCTCAACGCGACGGCTCACGCGCATCGCTCCCCTCTCGCTTGAGTCGCTCCTCGATCTCCCCGGTAAGATCGCCCAGGGTCCCGCTGACGACTGCTGGCTTGTTCAAGATCAGGCGCGTCTGCCCGGCCTCGGCAAGCACAGATGCCAGCCGCACCAGTCGCTCGGCCATCATCAACTCGGCGGATTCAGGATCTTTGGCTGCGCGAATCACTGCTGCCCGCTGCCGCTCAACAATGCCCGCCAGATCCACGACGGCGAGAGAGGCACCAGGGTCCCGCTTCGCACGGGAAACATCCCATTGGAGCAGAACGGCTGCGGTCCCAGCGGCACTCAGCGCCGCACTCAACACCGCGACGGTGATCACCCGAGGCATCGCTCGATCGCCTCCACCAGGTTGAGACCTTGCTGCTGATAGGCCTCGACCCGCGCATACTCGGCCGGGTTGGTCGTATAGACCAGATGCGTGAACGGATCCACCATCAGCCGACCGATCCCGGCGCCGATGGGAGTCCGCACGTACACCTCCGAGTAGCGCCCCGGCACGGTGTGGACGCTGGAAAGCAGCTCGAACAGTGCTTGGTCCATCAAGAGCCGCCCGGTTTCCTTGAGCGCCATCAGGCTCTCGGCCTTTTGGCGCAGCAGGAAGAGGAAGTCGCTGTTCTCCAAGGCCGCGCGCCCCGCGTCGGTCTTGGCCAGATCGTTGATCCCCT
The DNA window shown above is from Nitrospirota bacterium and carries:
- a CDS encoding TrbI F-type domain-containing protein; this translates as MPRVITVAVLSAALSAAGTAAVLLQWDVSRAKRDPGASLAVVDLAGIVERQRAAVIRAAKDPESAELMMAERLVRLASVLAEAGQTRLILNKPAVVSGTLGDLTGEIEERLKREGSDAREPSR
- the lepB gene encoding signal peptidase I translates to MSRRVESWAVLAWTLVLIVVGGQAALALSGISIGINPTASQPYRVFIVLHGRPFGRGDLVAFRFGGSRYYPAGTIFVKEVKGLAGDRLEIRQDRTVRLNEAAMDAVRATDSKGRAVEPFLFEGTIPSDRHFLYSDAPNSYDSRYYGLIAKSQIIGRAVPLL